One window from the genome of Rhodobacteraceae bacterium S2214 encodes:
- a CDS encoding TRAP transporter substrate-binding protein, whose protein sequence is MKLMTKLTTAVAGVAMMASAAYADGHASTVLRIQTHFSPETLSGQMAAEYIEDIQTMSNGEIQIEMFYSGSVVKAAETFDAAATGILDCDMTGGAYQTGKNPAFQFTGDLLGGYTNPYQQLAWMLHADGASKINDLYNQYDMEFVGWWIPGPESLASTKPIAGVADFEGWKFRSPPGLATLVFAEMGASPIVMDFNEIFTALETGIIDGADAANLTNNVGLGLYDIAEHTNFPGFHSMPADHLACRKDIWDAMPEHHKRIMTVAMEALALKNATANEVQNAQTAVDLRAKGVNLYEWPEAELAQYREAVKAGWTSFATTPEAEALLESHIAFLTQMGLLK, encoded by the coding sequence ATGAAATTGATGACGAAACTGACGACGGCTGTTGCCGGTGTGGCAATGATGGCGTCTGCGGCCTACGCGGATGGGCACGCCTCAACTGTATTGCGTATTCAAACCCACTTTTCGCCTGAAACGCTGTCTGGCCAAATGGCTGCAGAATACATCGAAGACATCCAGACGATGTCCAACGGTGAGATCCAAATCGAAATGTTTTATTCCGGTTCTGTTGTGAAAGCGGCAGAAACGTTTGATGCGGCGGCCACAGGTATTCTTGATTGCGACATGACAGGTGGTGCTTACCAGACCGGTAAGAACCCAGCGTTCCAGTTCACTGGCGATTTGCTGGGTGGCTACACGAACCCGTATCAGCAGCTTGCTTGGATGCTGCACGCCGATGGCGCTTCGAAAATCAACGATCTGTACAACCAATACGACATGGAATTTGTCGGCTGGTGGATCCCTGGTCCTGAATCGCTTGCGTCGACTAAGCCAATTGCAGGCGTTGCCGACTTTGAAGGGTGGAAGTTCCGTTCACCACCAGGTTTGGCAACACTCGTGTTTGCCGAAATGGGTGCTTCCCCGATCGTGATGGATTTCAACGAAATCTTTACGGCGCTTGAAACAGGCATCATCGACGGTGCTGATGCGGCCAACCTGACGAACAACGTGGGCCTTGGTCTGTATGACATTGCAGAGCACACGAACTTCCCGGGTTTCCATTCGATGCCAGCCGACCACCTTGCTTGCCGCAAGGACATTTGGGACGCGATGCCAGAGCACCACAAGCGCATTATGACCGTTGCGATGGAAGCATTGGCGCTGAAGAACGCAACAGCAAACGAAGTGCAAAACGCACAGACCGCTGTTGATCTGCGTGCGAAGGGTGTGAACCTGTACGAATGGCCTGAAGCAGAGCTGGCACAGTACCGTGAAGCTGTGAAAGCTGGTTGGACAAGCTTTGCCACGACACCAGAGGCAGAAGCACTTTTGGAAAGCCATATTGCCTTCCTGACACAGATGGGTCTGTTGAAGTAA